The proteins below come from a single Tissierella sp. MB52-C2 genomic window:
- a CDS encoding NAD(P)-dependent oxidoreductase, translating to MNKDSEFILSEANRCLLCKNAKCQMKCPINTEIPEVIKLYREGEVHKAGEILFKNNPLSAICSIICPHENQCKGNCIKGIKGEPIEFYEIENYISEEYLKNLSFEPEKKLKDRIAIVGSGPAGITIAFILAQKGYKVTIFEKNEKIGGVLRYGIPEFRLPKNILDRIQELLIQLGVKIRPSTLIGPVLTIDKLFEDGYKAIFIGTGVWNPRKLNIKGESFGNAHYAIDYLKSPSVYNLGKKVVVIGAGNTAMDSARTAKRHGADDVTIVYRKGFEDMAATKHEIEEAKEEGIKFELYKAPLEIVDEGLILRETEKVVNEKGESKIIDKEGSEALYECESIIIAISQAPKNVIVVNNAGFMTANGLLVTHKGQTTREGVFASGDVVTGSKTVVQAIADAKIVAEAMDEYCNKLNSINNDI from the coding sequence ATGAATAAAGATTCAGAATTTATATTATCGGAGGCAAATAGATGTCTATTATGCAAAAATGCAAAATGTCAAATGAAATGCCCCATAAATACTGAAATTCCCGAAGTAATTAAATTATATAGAGAAGGAGAAGTTCATAAGGCTGGTGAGATATTGTTCAAAAACAACCCATTATCTGCCATCTGTTCTATAATATGTCCACATGAAAATCAATGTAAAGGAAATTGTATAAAAGGAATAAAAGGTGAACCTATAGAATTTTATGAAATAGAAAATTATATATCTGAAGAATATCTTAAAAACTTAAGTTTTGAGCCTGAAAAAAAGTTAAAAGATAGAATAGCAATCGTTGGTTCAGGTCCGGCAGGTATTACTATAGCCTTTATTTTAGCTCAAAAAGGATATAAAGTAACAATATTTGAGAAAAATGAAAAAATAGGTGGGGTTTTAAGATATGGAATTCCCGAATTTAGATTGCCAAAGAATATCTTAGATCGGATTCAAGAGTTATTAATACAATTAGGAGTAAAAATAAGACCAAGTACACTAATTGGTCCAGTATTGACCATAGATAAATTATTTGAAGATGGTTATAAAGCTATTTTCATTGGAACCGGTGTATGGAACCCAAGAAAATTAAATATTAAAGGTGAAAGTTTTGGCAATGCACATTATGCCATAGATTACCTAAAATCACCTTCAGTATATAATTTAGGCAAGAAGGTTGTAGTTATTGGTGCTGGTAATACTGCAATGGACTCAGCACGTACAGCTAAAAGGCATGGGGCTGATGATGTAACAATTGTATACAGAAAGGGCTTTGAAGATATGGCTGCGACGAAACACGAGATAGAAGAAGCTAAGGAGGAAGGAATTAAGTTTGAATTATATAAAGCACCATTAGAAATTGTTGATGAAGGTTTAATTCTTAGAGAAACTGAAAAGGTAGTTAACGAAAAAGGAGAATCTAAGATTATTGATAAGGAAGGTTCAGAAGCTCTATATGAATGTGAATCCATTATAATTGCAATAAGTCAAGCTCCGAAAAATGTTATTGTTGTAAATAATGCTGGATTTATGACTGCTAACGGGTTATTAGTAACACATAAGGGTCAGACAACAAGGGAAGGTGTATTTGCATCAGGTGATGTAGTTACTGGTTCAAAGACAGTAGTTCAAGCCATAGCAGATGCAAAGATAGTTGCTGAAGCGATGGATGAATATTGTAATAAACTAAATTCAATTAATAATGATATATAG
- a CDS encoding MBL fold metallo-hydrolase: MYELIQVGEKTYYINCPAKIGIYRINESDVCLIDSGNDKDAGKKVQKILKAQNWKLSMIINTHSHADHIGGNSLLQQRLECPAYSVGIENSFIQNPVLEPSFLYGGYPCKELRNKFLMAQASTNSELTEEVLPVGLEMIRLDGHSFSMVGLKTADDVWFLADCLTSSNIIEKYHVSFLYDVREYLETLAKVEKLQGKLFIPAHSEPTENIKDLVDINRNKVFEIIELIKKTCKEPKCFEEILKNIFDSFQLTMDFIQYALVGSTVRSYLSYLHDKGELAVEFEDNRLLWLAGS; encoded by the coding sequence ATGTACGAATTAATACAAGTAGGAGAAAAGACATATTATATCAATTGCCCAGCCAAAATAGGGATATATAGAATAAATGAAAGTGATGTATGCCTAATTGATAGTGGTAACGATAAAGATGCAGGGAAGAAAGTACAAAAAATTCTTAAAGCACAGAATTGGAAATTATCAATGATTATCAATACACATTCACATGCTGATCATATTGGTGGAAATAGTTTATTACAACAGCGTTTAGAATGTCCTGCATATTCAGTAGGAATTGAGAATTCATTCATTCAAAATCCCGTTTTAGAACCTTCTTTTCTATACGGGGGATATCCCTGTAAGGAATTAAGAAATAAATTTTTAATGGCGCAAGCAAGTACAAATTCAGAACTGACAGAAGAAGTGTTACCAGTGGGGTTAGAGATGATTCGCTTAGATGGCCACAGTTTTTCTATGGTCGGATTAAAAACTGCTGATGATGTGTGGTTTCTCGCAGATTGTCTAACCAGTTCTAATATTATTGAAAAATATCATGTTTCTTTTTTATATGATGTAAGAGAATATTTAGAAACATTAGCTAAAGTAGAAAAGTTGCAAGGAAAATTATTTATCCCCGCACATTCGGAGCCGACAGAAAATATAAAGGATCTCGTGGACATTAATAGGAATAAAGTGTTTGAAATAATAGAATTGATTAAAAAAACATGTAAAGAACCCAAATGCTTTGAAGAAATATTAAAGAATATCTTTGATAGTTTTCAATTAACAATGGATTTTATCCAATATGCACTTGTAGGTAGTACTGTACGTTCTTATTTGTCATATTTACATGATAAAGGAGAATTGGCAGTTGAATTTGAGGATAATAGGTTGCTGTGGTTAGCAGGTAGCTAA
- a CDS encoding serine hydrolase, with product MNQEKMIELEKKINNDYSNIAGMVVLKDGKTLYENYFNECTATSRIHIYSVTKSIISILIGIAIDKGHIKSINQNILDFFPDYIVKRREKTIQNVTLKNLLTMTAPYKYKFAPYIKYFTSDDWVKFTLDLLGGRGQIGKFRYTPLIGPDILSGILVKATGQSVFDFAKENLFSPLGITVESNVIFHSKEEQLAFNKAKNISGWVADSTGVNAGGWGLTLSPTDMAKIGQLCLDGGMWNGKQIVSTQWINESIKEHSRWEKINLSYGYLWWIIDGKEHAYAAMGDGGNTIYVNTKKKMVVSIASLFVSKVKDRIELIREYIEPIFENCE from the coding sequence ATGAATCAAGAAAAAATGATAGAGTTGGAAAAGAAAATAAACAATGATTACAGCAATATTGCAGGCATGGTTGTACTAAAAGACGGTAAAACACTATATGAAAATTACTTTAATGAATGCACTGCTACTAGCCGAATCCATATTTATTCAGTAACAAAAAGTATTATTTCCATATTAATTGGGATTGCCATAGACAAAGGGCACATCAAAAGTATCAATCAGAACATATTGGATTTTTTCCCAGATTACATAGTTAAAAGAAGAGAAAAAACAATACAGAATGTTACACTTAAGAATTTGCTAACAATGACAGCTCCATATAAATATAAGTTTGCACCCTACATAAAGTATTTCACCAGTGATGACTGGGTAAAATTTACCCTTGATTTATTAGGGGGTAGGGGGCAGATAGGGAAATTTAGATACACTCCCCTCATAGGACCAGATATTTTGTCGGGCATTCTTGTAAAAGCAACTGGGCAATCTGTGTTTGATTTTGCAAAAGAAAATTTATTCTCGCCATTGGGAATTACTGTTGAGAGTAATGTGATTTTTCATAGTAAAGAGGAACAACTCGCATTTAATAAAGCTAAAAATATCAGCGGCTGGGTTGCTGACTCAACTGGAGTAAATGCAGGAGGATGGGGTCTTACTCTCTCTCCTACGGATATGGCAAAGATAGGCCAATTATGCTTAGATGGCGGAATGTGGAATGGAAAACAAATTGTATCGACTCAATGGATAAATGAGAGTATAAAGGAACATAGTCGATGGGAAAAAATCAATCTTTCATATGGATATTTATGGTGGATTATTGATGGTAAAGAACATGCCTATGCAGCTATGGGAGATGGAGGAAATACCATTTATGTCAATACAAAGAAAAAGATGGTGGTTTCTATTGCTTCTCTTTTTGTGTCAAAGGTCAAGGATAGAATAGAACTTATTAGAGAGTATATTGAACCAATATTTGAGAATTGTGAGTAG
- a CDS encoding S-layer homology domain-containing protein encodes MKKLMIIILTVLLCAFTVVHASEITEREKNLDFLYETLKESHPNIFYSTSEKEFIKRKAEIKKNINEKSNVEYALDLQSLVAMVNDSHTNVNTGPALKDVNIYPFSIRHIETWVLDVIGTEYEEYLGWEIVALNGYDMKTVKNKMASIISHDNDVWLQRQLRQIINVKEILDYVGIIKDDELEITVKKENQEKTISLHAVETSADTVDVVYLAEKRSQQPKTTKDKSKIYFSMPLDGNVYYIQYNACKEDKNLPMETFSLNVQKDLESNEYETVVIDLRNNTGGSDGVIMPLLYVLTEYQKNNDIQIVGLIGENTFSSATINVMMIKEMGGILVGTYSGGSVDHYGAVDQFELPHLNIQVGHSTKYIEIDSLFDSGIPYGIEPIKPDIIKEQTYDDYIKGIDTAVHYIENNTGKLQANDDKSLYISRGKLAHLLYTMSLENNQPLEYAKETPKDVFFFTYYEEASRWAVKNNIIVGKSSNVFAPSDLLTREELAVVLDRFVSYLNMEPAEKQQLSYSDGKDISIWAKDSVQKIVNMGYLELENEKFNPKSHITIEKLENILENIK; translated from the coding sequence ATGAAGAAACTGATGATTATAATTTTAACCGTTTTATTATGTGCTTTTACAGTGGTTCATGCCAGTGAAATTACAGAAAGGGAAAAAAATCTAGACTTTTTGTATGAAACATTAAAAGAAAGTCATCCAAATATATTTTATAGCACATCAGAAAAAGAATTTATAAAGAGAAAAGCTGAGATTAAAAAGAATATAAATGAGAAGTCAAATGTGGAGTATGCCCTTGATTTACAAAGCTTAGTGGCTATGGTTAATGATTCCCATACAAATGTGAATACAGGTCCTGCTTTGAAAGATGTAAATATTTATCCTTTTAGCATCAGACATATTGAAACATGGGTGCTTGATGTTATTGGAACAGAATATGAAGAATACCTTGGATGGGAAATTGTGGCTTTAAATGGATATGATATGAAAACTGTAAAAAATAAAATGGCATCTATTATCAGCCATGATAATGATGTGTGGCTTCAAAGACAATTAAGGCAAATTATTAATGTCAAAGAAATTCTTGATTATGTAGGTATTATAAAAGATGATGAATTAGAAATAACAGTAAAGAAAGAAAATCAGGAAAAAACAATTTCTCTTCATGCTGTAGAGACTTCAGCGGATACGGTAGATGTGGTATATTTAGCCGAAAAGCGTAGCCAACAACCAAAAACAACTAAGGATAAATCTAAAATTTATTTTTCTATGCCATTAGATGGAAATGTTTATTATATTCAATACAATGCTTGTAAAGAAGATAAAAACTTGCCCATGGAAACATTTAGTTTAAATGTTCAAAAAGATTTAGAAAGCAATGAATATGAAACCGTTGTTATTGATTTAAGAAATAATACAGGTGGATCTGATGGGGTGATTATGCCTTTATTATATGTATTAACTGAATATCAGAAAAATAATGATATACAAATAGTAGGTCTTATTGGTGAAAATACATTTTCTTCCGCTACAATAAATGTCATGATGATAAAAGAAATGGGTGGTATTTTAGTGGGAACGTATAGTGGTGGAAGTGTTGACCATTATGGTGCAGTGGATCAATTTGAATTGCCTCACTTAAACATACAAGTGGGTCACTCTACAAAATATATAGAAATTGATAGTTTGTTTGACAGTGGCATTCCTTATGGTATTGAGCCTATTAAACCTGATATTATAAAAGAACAAACTTATGATGACTATATAAAAGGTATAGATACAGCAGTTCATTACATTGAAAATAATACAGGCAAATTGCAAGCTAATGATGATAAAAGTTTATATATTTCACGAGGAAAATTGGCTCATTTATTATATACAATGTCTCTTGAAAACAATCAACCTTTAGAATATGCAAAAGAAACACCTAAAGATGTTTTTTTCTTCACTTATTATGAAGAGGCTAGTCGTTGGGCAGTAAAAAACAATATAATAGTAGGAAAATCATCCAATGTTTTTGCGCCCTCTGATTTATTAACAAGAGAAGAATTGGCTGTTGTACTGGATAGATTTGTGTCTTATTTAAACATGGAACCAGCAGAAAAACAACAACTTTCATATAGTGATGGAAAAGATATTAGTATATGGGCAAAAGATAGTGTACAAAAAATAGTAAATATGGGTTATTTAGAACTAGAAAATGAAAAATTTAATCCAAAAAGTCATATCACCATTGAGAAATTAGAAAATATATTAGAAAATATTAAATAA
- a CDS encoding DUF1232 domain-containing protein: MKNLKERANQLKVDIPAVFIALRKKETPIIAKIFAGLTIIYALSPIDLIPDFIPVLGYLDDIIILPGLIALTVRLIPPNIFEECRIDAEELWIEGKPKNWYFALPIVLIWFLVIFIVIKAIWS, translated from the coding sequence TTGAAGAATCTTAAAGAAAGAGCTAACCAATTAAAAGTAGATATTCCGGCTGTTTTCATAGCGTTAAGAAAAAAAGAAACTCCAATCATAGCAAAAATATTTGCTGGATTGACAATTATATATGCTTTATCTCCAATTGATCTTATTCCAGATTTTATACCGGTGTTAGGTTATTTAGATGATATAATTATATTGCCGGGCCTTATTGCTCTGACAGTACGATTGATTCCGCCTAATATATTTGAAGAATGTCGCATTGATGCAGAAGAATTGTGGATAGAAGGTAAACCTAAGAATTGGTATTTTGCCTTACCAATTGTACTAATATGGTTTCTTGTGATTTTTATTGTTATAAAAGCAATATGGTCCTGA
- a CDS encoding S9 family peptidase: protein MEMNEKTYLSIEEIISLPALSGTNISDDGRNVAFVKKTANWEDNKYRNHVWIYEKDKGQCYPLTTRDIDSTYPLWSPNSRYIAYLSPVGDGDNKKNQIFVKSIDGYSGVQITDEKEGVSKFKWEPTGKGFYYVAQSKESEMIKKRKELYGDFHHIGKEYQNNCLYYIEIEKVIQNDKYEHENSVVYQLIDDKDFHIHEFDISNDGERVVFIATPSPHIDDILQNGELYILDIKAGELHKINRNKLLRGSVCFSPDGTKICYTASIGEKDYYKTHIKDRTLEIYDINSRERIQPLTDFDSTVIPIRWTAKGILIRWQDKTNYLIGLLSEDGKVEMLDEKIDCCIIDVSITEDGNHISYNKATSKETFEVYLDDKKITNENSIFKGKLKSNREIISWKSSDGLEIEGVLSTPIGFDSNKKYPLLVIIHGGPDGASFPIPSVCFEKYPIEQFIEKGFIVLEPNYRGSTGYGNEFFKANYRKLGIGDYDDVISGVDILVDKGIADKDRVGVMGWSYGGYISAFCSTFSSRFKAISVGGGITNWITNYVNTDMHHFIRTYLGDNPWNDPEIYTKTSPMTYIKSACTPTLIQHGEKDARVPTPNAYELYQGLRDMEVDTELVIFKGMGHSSDQPGINVSIMKQNLMWFSHYILGEKMKDFRAI from the coding sequence ATGGAAATGAATGAAAAAACATATCTAAGTATAGAAGAAATTATTTCATTACCAGCCTTATCAGGTACAAACATAAGTGATGATGGCAGAAACGTAGCATTTGTCAAGAAGACAGCTAACTGGGAAGACAATAAATATAGAAATCATGTATGGATATATGAAAAAGATAAGGGGCAGTGTTACCCATTAACAACTAGGGATATAGATAGTACATACCCATTATGGTCTCCAAATTCTAGATATATCGCATATCTTAGCCCAGTTGGTGACGGGGATAATAAGAAAAATCAGATATTTGTTAAGTCAATAGATGGTTATAGTGGAGTTCAAATTACTGATGAGAAAGAAGGGGTCAGTAAATTCAAATGGGAGCCTACTGGCAAGGGTTTTTATTATGTTGCACAGTCAAAAGAATCTGAGATGATAAAGAAACGTAAGGAACTATATGGAGATTTCCATCATATAGGTAAGGAATACCAGAATAATTGTTTGTATTACATTGAAATAGAAAAAGTGATACAAAATGATAAATATGAACACGAAAATAGCGTTGTTTATCAACTAATTGATGATAAGGATTTTCATATCCATGAATTTGATATTTCAAATGATGGGGAAAGGGTCGTGTTTATAGCTACACCAAGCCCACATATAGACGATATTCTTCAGAATGGAGAGCTATACATACTAGATATTAAAGCTGGAGAATTACATAAGATTAATAGAAATAAGTTATTGCGGGGGAGTGTTTGCTTTTCTCCTGATGGTACCAAAATATGTTATACAGCAAGCATAGGGGAAAAGGATTACTATAAGACACATATAAAAGATCGTACACTAGAGATATATGATATTAATAGTAGAGAGCGAATTCAGCCTTTAACAGATTTTGATAGTACGGTTATTCCAATACGATGGACAGCTAAAGGAATTTTAATTAGATGGCAGGATAAAACAAATTATCTTATTGGGTTACTATCGGAGGACGGCAAGGTGGAGATGCTAGACGAAAAAATAGATTGCTGCATAATAGATGTGTCTATAACGGAGGATGGAAATCATATATCCTATAATAAGGCTACATCAAAAGAAACCTTTGAAGTCTACTTAGACGATAAAAAAATAACAAATGAGAATAGCATTTTTAAGGGAAAGCTTAAAAGTAATAGAGAAATAATCTCATGGAAAAGTAGTGATGGTCTTGAAATAGAGGGAGTTTTATCAACTCCAATAGGATTTGATTCAAATAAAAAATATCCTTTATTGGTAATCATCCATGGTGGTCCAGATGGGGCATCTTTCCCAATACCTTCAGTCTGTTTCGAAAAGTATCCTATTGAGCAGTTTATTGAGAAGGGTTTTATAGTTTTAGAACCAAACTACAGAGGAAGTACAGGATATGGTAATGAATTCTTCAAAGCAAACTATAGAAAACTAGGAATTGGTGACTACGATGATGTTATATCTGGCGTGGATATACTAGTTGACAAGGGGATTGCAGATAAAGATAGGGTAGGGGTTATGGGATGGAGTTACGGGGGATATATATCAGCATTCTGTTCTACATTTAGTAGTAGATTTAAAGCTATTTCAGTTGGAGGTGGAATTACTAATTGGATTACCAATTATGTGAATACAGATATGCATCATTTTATTAGGACGTATTTAGGAGATAATCCATGGAATGATCCAGAGATATATACTAAAACATCACCGATGACATATATTAAATCAGCCTGTACGCCTACATTGATCCAACATGGAGAAAAGGATGCAAGAGTTCCAACCCCAAATGCATATGAGCTATATCAAGGGCTAAGGGATATGGAAGTTGATACAGAATTAGTTATATTTAAAGGAATGGGACATAGTTCTGACCAGCCAGGAATTAATGTGTCTATTATGAAGCAGAATTTGATGTGGTTTTCACACTATATCCTTGGAGAAAAAATGAAAGATTTTAGGGCTATATGA
- a CDS encoding MerR family transcriptional regulator encodes MLSIGEFSNICKVSTKTLRYYAEIGLILPDEINPENGYRYYSIEQLETMLFINRLKSYKFPLEEIKTILESEESQDEKLYLALTRKKKEIGKQVQEFEKTLDQLNNDISNLKQGKSIMSYLESIDIQLVEVSMMYLLSIRKMVHEYDFAEEYGNCFSKLFRKIADDKLTMIAPPMVLFHSAEFSPLGLDTEFAIPVKEYVTGTRDFYPGLCLKTVLYGSYSDLSSVYTKQREWAEKEGYECNNALYEVYVTDPSQVSKENELITEIYYPIKKKVSNI; translated from the coding sequence ATGCTATCAATTGGAGAGTTTTCAAATATATGTAAAGTATCTACAAAGACGCTTCGTTATTATGCTGAAATAGGGCTAATTTTGCCTGATGAAATCAACCCTGAAAATGGTTATAGATATTATTCTATCGAACAATTAGAAACAATGTTATTTATCAACCGCCTAAAATCATACAAATTTCCTTTAGAGGAAATAAAAACAATACTTGAATCAGAAGAATCACAGGATGAAAAACTTTACTTGGCACTTACAAGAAAGAAAAAAGAAATTGGAAAACAAGTACAAGAATTTGAAAAAACTTTAGACCAACTAAATAATGATATATCAAATTTGAAACAAGGCAAATCAATTATGTCATATTTGGAAAGCATTGATATTCAACTTGTAGAAGTATCAATGATGTATCTTCTATCTATCCGAAAAATGGTTCATGAATATGATTTTGCTGAAGAATATGGTAATTGTTTTAGTAAATTATTTAGGAAAATTGCAGATGACAAATTAACTATGATTGCTCCGCCAATGGTGCTTTTTCACAGTGCAGAATTTAGTCCACTTGGTTTAGATACTGAATTTGCTATTCCAGTAAAGGAGTATGTTACAGGTACAAGGGATTTTTACCCAGGACTATGCTTAAAAACAGTTCTATATGGTTCTTATTCTGACCTATCTTCTGTATACACCAAACAACGTGAATGGGCAGAAAAGGAAGGCTATGAATGTAACAATGCCCTTTATGAAGTATATGTAACTGACCCTTCTCAAGTTTCAAAAGAAAATGAGCTTATAACTGAAATTTATTATCCTATCAAAAAGAAAGTGTCAAATATTTAG
- a CDS encoding RNA polymerase sigma factor, translated as MSVSLQDQYDKVYRYCYFKVNNKEIAEDLTQETFLKYFSQTSYINRGKPLAYLYTIAKNLCIDFYRNNKKEQDLDEEVLANDDISTFETSFAIRQAVHTLPNDLQELLLLRFASQLGIGEIANIMDISRFSVYRKLNKAFGKLKTVLREEDFS; from the coding sequence ATGTCTGTAAGCTTACAAGACCAATATGATAAAGTATACCGATATTGTTATTTTAAAGTAAATAATAAAGAGATAGCAGAAGATTTGACGCAAGAAACTTTCTTGAAATATTTCAGTCAAACATCGTATATAAATAGAGGAAAACCTCTTGCTTATCTCTATACAATAGCCAAAAATCTATGTATTGATTTTTACAGAAATAATAAAAAAGAACAAGATCTTGATGAAGAAGTATTAGCTAATGATGATATTTCTACTTTTGAAACAAGCTTTGCTATAAGACAGGCAGTACACACATTGCCAAATGATTTGCAAGAGCTGCTTTTACTTCGTTTTGCAAGCCAGCTTGGCATAGGTGAAATAGCAAATATTATGGACATTTCTAGGTTTTCAGTTTATCGTAAGTTAAATAAAGCATTTGGCAAGTTAAAAACTGTTTTGAGAGAGGAGGATTTTTCATGA
- a CDS encoding AraC family transcriptional regulator: MNTFAQLNKAMQYIEENLMGEIDGQELSQIAYCSEYHFRRMFSFLAGMSLSEYIRRRRLALAVTILKNSEEKIIDIALRMGYNSPDAFAKAFQNMHGVSPSQARKSNVILKAFPPMTFYITIQGGNEMNYRIIEKEAFFIAGIKKRIPLIYEGKNPHMDSMWSSLTMDDFTELKQLSNVEPMGILCVSANTERLPERTSLVEGDYLDQYIGVATTKVVPERWEILSVDACTWAVFTIVGEFPKTLQDTWARIFSEWFPTSGYESTGGPEILWNESPDTSKSDYKSELWIPITKGRIPNLSD; encoded by the coding sequence GTGAATACGTTTGCTCAACTAAATAAGGCTATGCAGTATATAGAAGAAAATCTTATGGGAGAAATTGATGGTCAGGAGTTGTCTCAGATTGCCTATTGCTCAGAGTATCACTTTAGGCGAATGTTTTCTTTTCTCGCTGGAATGTCTTTAAGCGAATATATTCGTCGCAGACGATTAGCTTTGGCTGTGACTATCTTAAAAAATAGTGAAGAAAAAATTATCGACATTGCATTACGGATGGGGTATAATTCGCCGGACGCTTTTGCTAAAGCATTTCAAAACATGCATGGTGTATCACCATCCCAGGCGAGAAAAAGTAATGTTATCTTGAAAGCATTTCCGCCAATGACCTTCTATATAACAATTCAAGGAGGGAACGAAATGAACTATCGAATTATAGAAAAAGAAGCCTTTTTCATCGCCGGGATAAAAAAGCGAATACCTTTGATTTACGAGGGCAAGAACCCGCATATGGATTCTATGTGGTCAAGTCTGACAATGGATGATTTTACAGAACTTAAGCAACTTTCCAATGTTGAGCCAATGGGAATTTTGTGTGTATCAGCGAACACGGAAAGGCTACCTGAACGTACTTCCTTGGTCGAAGGCGATTACCTTGACCAATATATTGGAGTTGCTACTACAAAGGTGGTGCCGGAACGATGGGAAATATTATCTGTTGATGCTTGTACCTGGGCAGTATTTACAATAGTAGGGGAATTTCCTAAAACCTTACAGGATACATGGGCAAGAATTTTTTCTGAATGGTTCCCTACATCTGGTTATGAGTCAACAGGGGGACCAGAAATATTGTGGAATGAAAGTCCAGACACATCAAAATCTGATTATAAAAGTGAACTTTGGATTCCAATAACTAAGGGCAGGATACCAAATTTAAGTGATTAG
- a CDS encoding ABC transporter ATP-binding protein, which translates to MELIIDRLTKQYKNKIAIDRISLTLEKGVYGLLGPNGAGKTTLMQMLCGVLKPTSGEVKFNGIDVSEEEYRDSLGYLPQDFGYYPEFTAYDFLLYMASLKGLTKERAKEKANELLELVALSDVAKKKIKTFSGGMKRRLGIAQAMLNNPKILILDEPTAGLDPKERVRFRNLISRLGKDKIVLLSTHIVSDVEYIASTILMIKDGQIIREGSLEKIISVIEGKVFECSVDSKTAANLIANYPIINIREESDKTFLRLVAEKNPCETAVVVSATLEDLYLYYFNEGVNKNE; encoded by the coding sequence GTGGAACTCATCATTGACCGTTTAACAAAGCAATATAAGAATAAAATTGCTATTGATCGGATTTCATTAACGCTGGAAAAAGGTGTTTATGGATTATTAGGGCCAAATGGCGCAGGAAAGACAACACTAATGCAAATGCTATGTGGAGTCTTAAAACCCACAAGTGGAGAAGTAAAATTCAATGGAATTGATGTAAGTGAAGAAGAATATAGAGATTCGTTAGGTTATTTGCCACAGGATTTTGGGTACTATCCAGAATTTACGGCCTATGATTTTTTGCTTTATATGGCAAGCTTAAAGGGGCTTACGAAGGAACGAGCGAAGGAAAAGGCAAATGAACTTTTAGAGCTTGTGGCTCTTTCCGATGTAGCAAAAAAGAAAATCAAAACATTTTCTGGTGGAATGAAACGACGTTTAGGTATTGCACAAGCAATGCTAAATAATCCTAAGATTTTGATTTTAGATGAGCCAACTGCAGGACTTGATCCAAAGGAGCGTGTACGTTTTCGAAATTTAATTTCTAGATTAGGTAAAGACAAAATTGTGTTACTGTCTACTCATATTGTTTCAGATGTTGAGTATATCGCCTCTACAATTCTAATGATAAAAGATGGGCAAATTATACGTGAGGGTAGCCTTGAAAAAATTATTAGTGTAATAGAAGGAAAAGTGTTTGAATGTTCAGTAGACAGTAAAACTGCTGCTAATCTAATAGCTAATTATCCGATAATAAATATACGGGAAGAATCAGATAAAACCTTTTTACGTCTAGTAGCAGAAAAAAACCCTTGTGAAACTGCAGTTGTTGTATCAGCCACATTGGAAGATTTATACTTGTATTATTTTAATGAGGGGGTAAACAAGAATGAATAG